In Palaemon carinicauda isolate YSFRI2023 chromosome 14, ASM3689809v2, whole genome shotgun sequence, the following proteins share a genomic window:
- the LOC137653135 gene encoding fork head domain-containing protein FD5-like yields MPRPSRDSYGDQKPPYSYISLTAMAIWNTPERMCTLAEIYKFIMDNFPYYRKNTQRWQNSLRHNLSFNDCFIKIAKRPDRPGKGAYWTLHPSAMNMFENGSFLRRRKRFKLTKDDNEGADSGAVAGMNPAAMMRTDERTPSLHSDLQNMIMDLGHHFGYIESQVAHTLPASKPTPVKRQAFTIENLATSDARPSPDTQANIVPSPYVPSMGMPLPAPIPHHPHHQTAGGICTCPACNRDPAGTHHLYSHSALAAMNLAAAAAAAAAASTPSSMYAAGLLHAYRPDVLQHFPSDVQMYDVLHPMARFEHFERHHPRPFLLPEMPQAIPPPPPLPSSMETTEGSVFRYSPPMRTL; encoded by the coding sequence atgCCGCGCCCATCTCGTGATAGTTACGGTGACCAGAAACCTCCTTATTCCTACATCTCTCTGACAGCAATGGCCATCTGGAACACCCCCGAGAGGATGTGCACATTAGCCGAGATCTACAAGTTCATCATGGACAACTTCCCTTACTACCGCAAGAACACCCAGCGGTGGCAAAACTCCCTCCGCCACAACCTCTCCTTCAACGACTGCTTCATCAAGATCGCGAAAAGACCCGACCGACCCGGCAAGGGCGCCTACTGGACCCTGCACCCTTCCGCCATGAACATGTTCGAGAACGGAAGTTTCCTCAGGAGGAGGAAACGCTTCAAGCTTACGAAAGATGACAACGAAGGTGCGGATTCCGGCGCCGTAGCGGGCATGAACCCGGCAGCTATGATGAGGACTGACGAGCGAACACCCTCCCTCCACAGTGACCTTCAGAACATGATCATGGACCTGGGGCATCACTTTGGTTACATCGAAAGTCAGGTCGCGCACACACTGCCGGCATCCAAACCAACGCCAGTCAAACGCCAGGCTTTCACCATCGAAAACTTAGCTACGAGTGACGCTCGTCCTTCTCCAGATACCCAAGCAAACATAGTGCCATCGCCTTACGTGCCAAGCATGGGGATGCCCCTCCCGGCGCCTATACCACATCACCCTCATCATCAGACCGCGGGTGGGATTTGCACTTGTCCCGCTTGCAACAGGGACCCAGCTGGAACTCATCACCTGTACTCTCATTCGGCACTTGCAGCTATGAACttagcagctgctgctgctgctgcggctgCCGCTTCGACTCCTTCTTCAATGTATGCAGCTGGTTTACTCCACGCCTACCGACCAGACGTCCTCCAGCACTTTCCCTCGGACGTCCAAATGTACGACGTCCTGCATCCGATGGCGAGATTCGAGCACTTCGAGAGACATCATCCGAGGCCCTTCCTGTTGCCGGAGATGCCGCAAGCAATCCCTCCGCCCCCGCCCCTCCCATCTTCTATGGAAACCACCGAGGGGAGCGTGTTCAGGTATTCGCCGCCTATGAGaacactataa